Proteins from a genomic interval of Rhodothermus marinus:
- a CDS encoding LexA family protein, whose amino-acid sequence MSTRVVEVVPVRIGEPLRLPLLLSRVPAGFPSPADDYIEEALDLNELLIRHPAATFFMRVEGDSMIEAGIHSGDLLIVDRAIEPRPGHVVVAAVCGELTVKRLKLHEGRLCLMPEDGSHEPLPIREEMEVVIWGVVTCVIHPLV is encoded by the coding sequence ATGAGCACACGCGTTGTCGAAGTGGTGCCGGTTCGTATCGGGGAGCCGCTGCGGTTGCCGCTGCTGCTGAGCCGGGTGCCGGCCGGTTTTCCTTCGCCCGCTGATGACTACATCGAAGAGGCGCTCGACCTGAACGAACTGCTCATCCGCCATCCCGCGGCCACCTTCTTCATGCGTGTCGAAGGCGACTCGATGATCGAGGCTGGAATCCACTCAGGAGATCTCTTGATCGTCGATCGGGCGATCGAGCCGCGACCGGGGCACGTGGTGGTGGCAGCCGTCTGCGGTGAACTGACCGTCAAGCGTCTGAAGCTGCACGAAGGGCGGCTGTGCCTGATGCCGGAAGACGGCTCCCATGAGCCGCTGCCGATCCGCGAAGAGATGGAAGTGGTCATCTGGGGCGTGGTCACCTGTGTTATCCACCCACTTGTTTGA
- the pglZ gene encoding BREX-3 system phosphatase PglZ — MSGWRDHILRAFTPGAARLTLVADPDDLLLDENILQEIRARGFELIPFEDSVAFRYVYESRFRSWWDRGEETELVVVLRLPSGQLECLPYDLLQAGRQLSFSLSDLFPNLSYPVVSALDRADLDKLYAAQEEYRPEPLGENATKDFVLRHVFDIVIVPEHIRKPEDLLRVLLRLHYRQQRIPEILVEYLNRLLLQNPCFKDWPLEIIVSDSEAFFSFLQERWPVFLDWLIQPQEFAAIREVQERYGLKFSGPALLPFNHEDVRVYVDNLFLDGKLQPVSHSRADQVIQINPWVICGILRSEKESRQQRIKKLLDTLEKETVLTTAEVRHEAWAYFAYRWAELWALLRDPDAFLDDIYREHVEKLQARIDACFLTWVQQRYPSLINLPPTVPTMLHHIPRYFARQLEGRQDVKIAFLVIDGLALDQWIVVRQELKRQDKNLQFGEKTVFAWIPTITPVCRQAAFAGRPPFFFPKSIHTTDREASLWTQFWTTWGLSQDEVGYCRGLGDNLGERVEEMLNQPRLRVAGLVIDKVDRIMHGMELGAAGMHNQVRQWVREGFLKELLDLLNAHGFQVYLTSDHGNVEAVGMGKPQEGAVADVRGERVRVYKDPASRARVKKQFPSALEWPPIGLPEDYLPLIAPERMAFVQKGKILVTHGGISLEELIVPFVRVERR, encoded by the coding sequence ATGAGCGGCTGGCGTGATCATATTTTGAGAGCGTTTACGCCAGGAGCCGCCCGGCTTACTCTTGTGGCGGATCCGGATGATTTGTTGCTGGACGAAAACATACTTCAGGAAATTCGCGCAAGAGGTTTTGAGTTAATTCCTTTTGAGGATTCCGTGGCTTTTCGCTATGTCTACGAGTCCAGATTTCGTTCTTGGTGGGATCGCGGTGAGGAGACCGAGCTGGTGGTTGTATTGCGCTTGCCATCAGGCCAGCTTGAATGCCTGCCATATGATTTGCTTCAGGCCGGGCGTCAGCTTTCATTCAGTCTGAGTGATCTGTTTCCCAACCTGAGCTATCCGGTCGTATCTGCGCTGGATCGTGCCGATCTTGATAAGCTGTATGCAGCTCAAGAAGAATACAGGCCTGAGCCGCTTGGGGAAAATGCAACAAAAGATTTCGTCCTGCGCCATGTGTTTGATATTGTAATTGTACCAGAGCATATCAGGAAGCCCGAAGATCTGCTTCGGGTGCTATTGCGACTTCATTATCGCCAGCAGCGCATTCCAGAAATTCTCGTTGAATACCTGAACAGGCTTTTGCTGCAGAATCCGTGTTTTAAAGACTGGCCCCTTGAGATAATCGTGTCGGATTCGGAAGCCTTTTTTTCGTTTCTGCAGGAGCGATGGCCGGTCTTCCTTGATTGGCTTATCCAGCCCCAAGAGTTTGCGGCTATACGAGAGGTCCAGGAGCGCTATGGTTTGAAGTTTTCGGGACCGGCGCTTTTGCCTTTTAATCATGAGGATGTGCGTGTTTATGTAGACAATTTATTTCTTGATGGAAAATTACAACCTGTGTCACATTCACGGGCTGACCAGGTTATTCAGATAAATCCCTGGGTCATTTGTGGGATTCTGCGGTCTGAGAAAGAGTCCCGGCAACAACGCATAAAGAAATTGCTTGATACATTGGAGAAAGAGACGGTGCTCACAACGGCAGAGGTGAGACATGAAGCATGGGCGTATTTTGCTTATCGCTGGGCAGAGCTCTGGGCGCTCCTTCGCGATCCAGATGCTTTTTTAGACGACATATATCGTGAGCATGTGGAGAAATTACAGGCTCGTATAGATGCGTGTTTTTTGACATGGGTACAGCAACGTTATCCAAGTTTGATCAACCTTCCGCCTACCGTACCTACCATGCTGCATCATATTCCTCGGTATTTTGCCAGACAGCTTGAGGGAAGACAAGACGTGAAAATCGCTTTTTTGGTGATAGATGGGCTTGCTCTGGATCAATGGATTGTGGTGCGCCAGGAACTCAAGCGGCAGGATAAAAATCTTCAGTTCGGAGAAAAAACGGTATTCGCCTGGATACCGACAATTACCCCGGTGTGCCGTCAGGCTGCTTTTGCGGGGAGGCCGCCATTCTTCTTTCCGAAAAGTATTCACACCACGGATAGGGAGGCGTCCCTGTGGACTCAGTTCTGGACAACTTGGGGCTTGAGCCAGGATGAGGTGGGCTATTGTAGGGGGCTGGGTGATAACCTTGGGGAACGCGTTGAAGAGATGCTCAACCAACCCCGTCTGCGTGTTGCTGGGTTGGTTATTGACAAGGTAGATCGAATTATGCACGGTATGGAGCTGGGGGCGGCCGGAATGCATAACCAGGTGCGTCAGTGGGTCAGGGAGGGATTTTTGAAGGAGCTTTTGGATTTGCTGAATGCGCATGGATTTCAGGTCTATCTTACCTCAGATCACGGAAACGTTGAAGCGGTGGGTATGGGCAAACCTCAGGAAGGTGCGGTAGCAGACGTGCGCGGGGAACGAGTCCGTGTGTATAAAGATCCTGCCTCCAGGGCAAGAGTTAAGAAACAATTTCCAAGCGCATTGGAATGGCCACCAATAGGCCTTCCAGAAGACTACCTTCCGCTCATAGCTCCCGAACGGATGGCGTTTGTGCAGAAAGGAAAAATTCTGGTGACTCATGGAGGCATCAGCCTTGAGGAGCTGATTGTGCCCTTTGTGCGGGTTGAAAGACGATAG
- a CDS encoding TIGR04255 family protein has translation MAAQYKKPPIIEALCEFRLGQDTEWDLTVPGQFYERVKDQFPHREHRTVQVVEFAFQPQNVQQQIRSEERVLLFTPDRKALVQIGPRLLVVNVLKPYPSWQRFKPLIERAWQALQQVITLRQLERIGLRYINRIEFEASKVDLKVYFDYYLHVGTRLPQEYASFAVQAVFPFAEGRDRCLVRLASAESEQQRSAVILDINYHWARPGAVEITRALEWVEEAHSRVEEVFEGCITDEMRRIFNS, from the coding sequence ATGGCTGCCCAATACAAAAAACCACCGATCATAGAGGCACTCTGTGAATTTCGCCTTGGCCAGGATACGGAATGGGATTTGACCGTTCCGGGGCAATTTTACGAAAGAGTTAAGGACCAATTCCCCCATCGAGAGCATCGTACGGTTCAGGTAGTTGAGTTTGCGTTCCAGCCCCAGAATGTTCAGCAGCAGATTCGATCAGAGGAGCGAGTTTTGCTCTTTACACCCGATCGAAAGGCGCTGGTACAGATAGGACCCCGACTGCTGGTCGTTAATGTGTTAAAACCATATCCTTCCTGGCAGCGCTTTAAACCGCTTATAGAGAGGGCCTGGCAAGCGTTGCAGCAGGTGATAACCTTAAGGCAGTTGGAACGGATTGGTTTGCGGTATATTAACCGTATAGAATTTGAAGCTTCCAAGGTCGACCTGAAGGTATATTTTGATTACTACCTGCACGTGGGTACTCGGCTACCACAGGAATACGCCTCTTTTGCTGTACAGGCGGTGTTTCCGTTTGCTGAGGGAAGAGATCGATGTCTGGTTAGATTGGCTTCGGCTGAGAGCGAACAACAGCGATCTGCGGTGATACTTGACATCAACTACCACTGGGCGCGTCCCGGTGCGGTTGAAATTACCAGAGCACTCGAATGGGTCGAAGAGGCACATAGTAGAGTAGAAGAAGTATTCGAGGGATGTATTACCGACGAAATGAGACGAATTTTTAATTCGTGA
- a CDS encoding ATP-binding protein → MRLKTLVLRNFRGYKGEVRIPIHPDLTAFVGKNDVGKSTILDALAIFFDFPLVKFDTSDRCVYAEDMEVRIGCVFDELPDSLTLDATSTTKLQEEYLLNEDGDLEIHKVFDCSARTPKPRVVARAMHPAAEDYNDLLELKNSDLKRRLRQKQVDATGIDLRSNPSIRKALWASCDDLRLTLRDVELNKEDAKKIWEQLQRYLPIFALFRSDRPGTDEDSEVQDPMRLAVKQAISELEGDLQAIQDRIRDAALDVARRTLEKLKDLDPNLAKELNPTFRSDPKWDSLFKLTLTTDDQIPVNKRGSGVRRLILLGFFRAEAERRLDEERKSKVIYAIEEPETSQHPSNQRRLIEALKDLASADGCQVLITTHVPGLAEMIPTEALRYIQLGSDGTREVKEGTDEVLRAIADDLGVIPDNRVRVFVCVEGPNDVEFLKNMARVLLKAGEKCGFDPDNTPEVVFLPLGGSTLRDWVNNHYLKPLKRPEIHIYDGGTDYSSRYQAQVEKINQRNDGSKGFLTKKREAENYLHPDAIREVLGVEVEVSDENDVPEAVARAIHNRQEGNVPWEQLSDRRRKRKKDEAKKRLNTEVAAAMTVERLRERGALDEIREWFGAIKALI, encoded by the coding sequence ATGCGCCTGAAAACACTTGTACTACGAAACTTCAGAGGCTATAAAGGGGAGGTCCGGATTCCCATACATCCAGACCTAACGGCTTTTGTCGGGAAAAACGATGTGGGTAAATCTACCATACTCGACGCGCTGGCCATATTCTTTGATTTTCCGCTTGTGAAGTTCGACACATCGGACCGGTGCGTCTATGCAGAGGACATGGAAGTTCGCATTGGCTGTGTCTTTGACGAGTTACCCGATTCCCTTACGCTGGATGCCACATCAACAACAAAGCTGCAGGAGGAATATCTTTTGAACGAAGATGGCGACCTGGAGATACACAAGGTTTTCGATTGTTCTGCGAGAACACCTAAGCCTCGTGTTGTGGCGCGGGCCATGCATCCCGCCGCTGAGGATTACAACGATCTGTTAGAGCTTAAAAACTCAGATCTCAAGAGGCGACTTAGGCAGAAACAGGTTGACGCTACCGGTATCGACCTGAGGAGCAACCCTTCCATTCGCAAGGCCCTCTGGGCTTCCTGTGATGACCTTCGTCTCACGCTCAGGGATGTTGAACTGAACAAGGAGGACGCAAAGAAGATCTGGGAGCAGCTTCAACGCTACTTACCGATTTTCGCCCTCTTCCGTTCAGACCGTCCCGGCACGGACGAGGACAGCGAGGTTCAAGATCCCATGAGGCTTGCCGTCAAGCAGGCAATTTCTGAACTGGAAGGGGATTTGCAGGCAATTCAAGACAGGATTCGGGACGCCGCTTTAGATGTTGCCAGACGGACATTAGAGAAGCTCAAGGATTTGGACCCAAACCTGGCCAAAGAACTGAACCCGACATTCCGCTCCGATCCTAAATGGGACTCGTTGTTCAAGCTGACGCTCACCACGGACGATCAGATTCCTGTCAATAAAAGGGGAAGTGGTGTTCGCCGGTTAATCCTTCTTGGTTTTTTTCGCGCCGAGGCCGAGCGACGGCTGGATGAGGAACGAAAGTCAAAAGTTATCTATGCGATCGAGGAACCGGAAACCTCGCAACATCCGTCAAACCAGCGCAGGTTGATTGAGGCGCTCAAGGACCTCGCTTCGGCGGATGGATGTCAGGTTCTTATCACGACGCATGTTCCCGGTCTGGCCGAGATGATACCAACAGAGGCCCTCCGATACATTCAGCTCGGGAGCGACGGCACGCGCGAGGTTAAGGAGGGTACAGATGAGGTCCTCCGGGCAATAGCTGATGATCTTGGCGTGATTCCCGATAACCGTGTGCGTGTGTTCGTTTGTGTGGAAGGTCCCAATGATGTTGAGTTTTTAAAAAACATGGCCAGGGTCTTGCTTAAAGCCGGAGAAAAATGTGGTTTTGATCCGGATAACACTCCAGAAGTCGTGTTTTTGCCACTTGGCGGTAGCACATTGCGGGATTGGGTGAACAATCACTACCTCAAACCCTTGAAACGTCCTGAGATTCACATCTATGATGGGGGGACGGATTATTCGTCCAGGTATCAAGCTCAGGTGGAGAAGATTAACCAACGCAACGATGGATCGAAGGGGTTCTTAACCAAGAAACGGGAAGCAGAAAATTACCTGCACCCTGATGCAATCCGTGAGGTGCTGGGCGTCGAAGTGGAGGTGTCCGATGAGAATGATGTGCCTGAAGCGGTGGCACGCGCTATCCATAACCGCCAGGAGGGGAATGTGCCATGGGAGCAGCTCAGCGACAGAAGGCGAAAAAGGAAAAAGGATGAAGCAAAGAAGCGGCTGAACACCGAAGTGGCAGCCGCAATGACGGTAGAGCGGCTCCGAGAGCGTGGAGCCTTGGATGAGATTCGTGAGTGGTTTGGGGCAATTAAGGCATTGATATAG
- a CDS encoding DNA methyltransferase → MGNTHIQLKLELAHAETQGHQKEHPVECLGKTFPSDEARREYFLGLLREGLEELYAKLGGVPFTTVEEAVARMRAVEKWPMGDDARLRKLAERMREAHRQEPHKDLLQLWKDQIGFPHGEIEDILNLSDPPYYTACPNPFIEEFIKHYGKPYDPEHDDYHREPFAADVSEGKNDPIYNAHSYHTKVPHKAIMHYILHYTEPGDLVFDGFCGTGMTGVAAQLCGDRRAVESLGYKVDDQGVIYQQETDENGKTVWKPFSKLGARRAVLNDLSPAATFIAYNYNTPVDVQAFEREAKRILKEVEEECGWMYATLANPKPGEAELWADKLKACRSAEEVRALVQSIPSPGRINYTVWSDVFVCPECTREVVFWEAAVDKEAGKVHSEFPCPHCGATLTKRNMDRAWVTKYDKAIGKPIRQAKQVPVLINYSVGKRRFEKTPDAFDLALIEKIEALDIPYWFPTDRMPEGEESRRNDDIGLTHVHHFYTKRNLWVLGAISKSLGTRTRLVFQSIVATLCSRLVRYNMGNRGNGSLSGTLYVSSLIAETRPTWVMLGKVSDFANAFAAPTYSYVETHSTSFLRLKNNDVDYIFTDPPFGGNLMYSELNFLWEAWLKVFTNNKPEAIENKVQGKGLPEYQRLMTECFKEYYRVLKPGRWMTVEFHNSKNAVWNAIQEALQAAGFVVADVRTLDKKQGSFKQVTSANAVKQDLVISCYKPNSELEERFKREAGTEEGVWDFVRTHLRQLPVVVENNGKLEVIAERQAYLLYDRMVAFHVQRGVMVPLSAAQFYAGLAQRFPERDGMYFLPEQVAEYDRKRMRVKEVQQLQLFVTDEASAIQWLRQQLTRKPQTFQELHPQFLKEIGGWQKHEKRLELSELLAQNFLRYDGKGPIPPQIVSWMRQSAELRGIIQEELNAGRATEDNQGLHTTHPELLRRAKDRWYVPDPNRAADLEKLRERALLREFEEYKQFKGRRLKEFRLEAVRAGFKKAWQERDYQTIIQVARKIPETVLQEDPKLIMWYDQAVTRLGEEG, encoded by the coding sequence ATGGGCAACACGCATATTCAGCTGAAGTTGGAGCTTGCGCATGCAGAGACGCAAGGCCACCAGAAAGAACACCCTGTCGAATGTCTTGGAAAGACCTTTCCAAGCGACGAGGCACGGCGGGAGTACTTCCTCGGCCTCCTGCGCGAGGGTCTGGAGGAGCTCTATGCCAAGCTCGGCGGCGTGCCCTTCACCACGGTAGAGGAGGCGGTGGCGCGAATGCGGGCCGTGGAGAAGTGGCCAATGGGCGATGACGCGCGTCTCCGCAAGCTTGCCGAGCGGATGCGTGAGGCCCACCGTCAGGAACCGCACAAAGACCTGCTGCAGCTCTGGAAGGATCAGATCGGCTTCCCGCACGGGGAGATCGAGGACATCCTGAACCTCTCCGATCCGCCGTATTACACGGCGTGCCCGAATCCCTTCATCGAGGAGTTCATCAAACACTACGGCAAGCCTTACGACCCGGAGCACGACGACTATCACCGTGAGCCTTTCGCGGCCGATGTGAGCGAAGGCAAGAACGACCCTATCTACAACGCCCACTCCTACCACACGAAGGTGCCGCACAAGGCAATCATGCACTACATCCTGCACTACACCGAGCCGGGGGACCTGGTCTTCGACGGCTTCTGCGGGACCGGCATGACCGGCGTGGCGGCGCAACTCTGCGGCGACCGCAGGGCGGTGGAATCGCTGGGCTACAAGGTGGATGATCAAGGCGTCATCTACCAGCAGGAGACGGACGAGAACGGCAAGACGGTCTGGAAGCCTTTTTCCAAGCTCGGGGCGCGTCGCGCCGTCCTTAACGACCTCTCGCCTGCGGCTACCTTCATCGCCTACAACTACAACACGCCGGTGGACGTGCAGGCCTTCGAGCGCGAAGCGAAACGCATCCTTAAGGAGGTAGAAGAAGAATGCGGCTGGATGTACGCTACGCTCGCCAACCCGAAGCCTGGCGAAGCCGAGCTCTGGGCGGATAAACTCAAGGCCTGTCGGTCGGCTGAGGAAGTAAGGGCCCTTGTTCAGTCAATCCCGAGCCCGGGCCGGATCAACTACACCGTCTGGTCCGACGTCTTCGTCTGTCCGGAGTGCACCCGGGAGGTGGTCTTCTGGGAAGCGGCGGTGGACAAGGAAGCCGGCAAGGTGCACAGCGAGTTTCCCTGCCCCCACTGCGGTGCCACGCTCACCAAGCGGAACATGGACCGCGCCTGGGTGACCAAGTACGACAAAGCTATCGGCAAGCCCATCCGCCAGGCCAAGCAGGTGCCGGTGCTCATCAACTACAGCGTGGGCAAGAGGCGTTTCGAAAAGACGCCCGACGCCTTCGACCTGGCGCTGATCGAGAAGATCGAGGCGCTGGATATTCCCTATTGGTTCCCGACCGACCGTATGCCGGAGGGTGAGGAGTCGCGGCGTAACGATGACATTGGCCTCACCCACGTCCACCATTTTTATACCAAGCGGAATCTGTGGGTGTTGGGGGCGATTAGTAAATCTCTCGGTACTAGAACACGCCTTGTTTTTCAATCCATAGTAGCCACACTTTGTTCCCGGCTTGTCCGATACAATATGGGCAATCGCGGCAATGGTTCACTATCTGGGACGCTCTATGTCAGTTCACTTATAGCCGAGACTCGTCCAACATGGGTTATGCTGGGCAAAGTCTCTGACTTTGCCAATGCGTTTGCAGCTCCGACTTATTCCTATGTTGAGACCCACTCAACATCTTTCCTCAGACTTAAGAATAACGATGTTGACTACATCTTCACCGACCCGCCCTTCGGCGGCAACCTGATGTACTCCGAGCTCAACTTCCTCTGGGAAGCCTGGCTCAAGGTCTTTACCAACAACAAGCCCGAAGCGATCGAGAACAAGGTGCAGGGCAAGGGCCTGCCGGAGTACCAGCGGCTGATGACCGAGTGCTTCAAGGAGTACTACCGCGTGCTCAAGCCAGGCCGCTGGATGACCGTGGAGTTCCACAACTCCAAAAACGCCGTTTGGAACGCCATTCAGGAGGCCCTTCAGGCTGCGGGCTTTGTCGTCGCCGACGTGCGCACGCTGGACAAGAAACAGGGCTCTTTCAAGCAGGTGACCAGCGCCAACGCAGTCAAGCAGGATCTGGTCATCTCATGCTACAAGCCAAACAGCGAACTGGAAGAACGTTTCAAGCGTGAAGCCGGCACCGAGGAAGGCGTCTGGGACTTTGTCCGCACGCACCTCAGGCAGCTTCCGGTGGTGGTGGAGAACAATGGGAAACTGGAAGTCATTGCCGAGCGACAGGCCTATCTGCTCTATGATCGCATGGTGGCGTTCCACGTCCAGCGGGGTGTGATGGTGCCCCTCTCCGCGGCGCAATTCTATGCAGGCCTCGCCCAGCGCTTCCCGGAGCGCGACGGCATGTACTTCCTGCCCGAGCAGGTGGCGGAGTACGACAGAAAGCGCATGCGGGTAAAGGAAGTCCAGCAACTCCAGCTTTTTGTCACCGACGAGGCCAGCGCCATCCAGTGGCTGCGGCAGCAGCTCACGCGGAAGCCGCAGACCTTCCAGGAGCTCCACCCGCAATTTCTCAAGGAGATTGGCGGCTGGCAGAAGCACGAGAAGCGACTCGAGCTTTCCGAGCTGCTGGCGCAGAATTTTCTGCGCTACGACGGTAAGGGGCCGATTCCGCCGCAGATCGTTTCGTGGATGCGGCAGAGTGCAGAGCTGCGCGGGATCATTCAGGAAGAGCTGAACGCCGGCCGGGCCACAGAAGACAACCAGGGGCTGCACACAACCCATCCGGAACTTCTGCGGCGGGCAAAGGACCGCTGGTATGTGCCAGATCCAAACCGAGCCGCTGACCTGGAGAAGCTGCGCGAGCGGGCCCTGCTGCGGGAGTTTGAGGAGTACAAACAGTTCAAAGGGCGCCGCCTGAAGGAGTTCCGCCTGGAAGCCGTGCGGGCTGGCTTCAAGAAGGCCTGGCAGGAGCGGGACTACCAGACCATTATCCAGGTGGCCCGCAAAATTCCTGAAACCGTCCTTCAGGAGGATCCCAAGCTGATCATGTGGTACGATCAGGCTGTCACTCGCTTGGGCGAGGAGGGATAA
- a CDS encoding helicase-related protein, whose amino-acid sequence MSQNTHSLSGKWYYLPEYGELCQLIEAQALWGETVCRVWLPGRNAIVQLPASRLKPVEEAGFRTKESLAYVVAAARVADALSRDVLLAPVASSVIPLPHQIYALSRAISGDRVRYLLADEVGLGKTIEAGLIMRELKLRGLVRRTLVVAPKGLVRQWIAEMATHFNETFHLILSEDYRTLKRLNLHPNPFQAFDQVVVSMDSVKPPRLKQAEDPVRERFEDLITAGWDLIIVDEAHRLGGSTDQVARYRLGQALAEAAPYLLLLSATPHQGKTDQFRRLISLLDPMAFPEDESITRDRVRPYVIRTEKRQAIDPEGKPLFKPRFTQLAPIVWDDRHQHERLLYEAVTEYVRQGYNRAVAERRNYIGFLMVLMQRLVTSSTRAIRTTLERRLEALKTRAKKLARKEFFDEEEWADLDGQEQVEWLLNTLSFEAWAQERKEVEHLLELARRCERQGPDAKAEALLDWIYRLQAEENDPNLKVLIFTEFVPTQEMLYEFLTERGFKVVCINGSMDLEERRRAQQNFAGEARILVSTDAGGEGLNLQFCHVVINYDIPWNPMRLEQRIGRVDRIGQPKVVRAVNFVLRDSVEHRVLQVLEQKLAVILEELGVDKTGDVLDSAQAEQLFDELYLAAILHPEKLEEKAEELLAGFQELARDVRQSLSLLGSATELDAREAQRMIAHPFPHWVERMTVNYLQAHGGRAEKQGGFWALTWPDGEQLKGVVFSVREAEESPAGIHLTLEHPRVRGLAMRLPTFVPGQPVPVVSIPELSSKVQGFWSLWEISIQSNTITIPGMSVSTFARQRRMLPVFLADNGRVFVPTARHIWDLLLTRPFTVLRHLDSQDSRHVFERLRKVAEEQGQPLYEELVRERQEQLERERQKAEYAFAARRRAIERIGLMQVRDHRLRLLEKEEARFREQLALAAQVIPEMKALVLIRVEKEVHERLA is encoded by the coding sequence ATGAGTCAAAACACACATTCGCTATCAGGCAAATGGTACTACCTCCCCGAGTATGGCGAACTTTGTCAGCTTATTGAGGCCCAGGCGCTCTGGGGCGAGACGGTCTGTCGCGTCTGGTTGCCGGGTCGAAATGCCATTGTGCAGCTACCGGCTTCACGCCTGAAGCCAGTAGAAGAAGCGGGATTCCGGACCAAAGAGAGCCTTGCTTATGTAGTGGCCGCAGCACGTGTGGCTGATGCGCTCAGCCGGGACGTATTGCTGGCACCTGTGGCCTCTTCTGTGATTCCACTTCCACATCAGATTTATGCCCTTTCGCGAGCGATTTCCGGCGACCGCGTGCGCTACCTTTTGGCCGACGAAGTCGGATTGGGCAAAACTATCGAGGCAGGCCTCATCATGCGGGAGCTCAAGCTCCGGGGCTTGGTGCGGCGTACGCTGGTTGTGGCTCCAAAGGGGTTGGTCCGTCAGTGGATTGCCGAGATGGCCACCCATTTCAATGAGACCTTTCATCTGATCCTTTCCGAAGATTATCGGACTCTGAAGCGACTGAATCTCCATCCTAATCCATTTCAAGCGTTTGATCAGGTGGTCGTTTCTATGGACTCGGTCAAGCCGCCCAGACTGAAGCAGGCCGAAGATCCAGTACGCGAACGCTTCGAAGATTTGATCACCGCCGGATGGGATCTGATTATCGTGGACGAGGCGCACCGACTGGGAGGTAGTACCGATCAGGTAGCCCGCTACAGGCTCGGTCAGGCTCTGGCTGAAGCGGCACCGTATCTGCTCCTTCTGTCAGCCACGCCGCATCAGGGGAAAACCGACCAGTTTCGGCGTCTCATTTCGCTGCTTGATCCGATGGCCTTTCCAGAAGACGAAAGTATTACCCGTGATCGGGTGCGTCCTTACGTGATTCGCACAGAGAAGCGCCAGGCCATTGATCCGGAGGGGAAGCCGCTTTTTAAGCCCCGCTTCACACAACTTGCACCGATCGTCTGGGACGATCGCCATCAGCATGAACGGCTGCTCTACGAGGCCGTCACCGAATACGTACGCCAGGGATATAACCGGGCGGTTGCTGAGCGGCGCAACTACATCGGGTTTTTAATGGTCCTGATGCAACGGCTGGTTACCTCAAGTACCCGAGCTATTCGTACCACGCTGGAGCGGCGCTTGGAAGCGCTGAAGACCCGGGCGAAGAAACTTGCCCGAAAGGAATTCTTCGATGAGGAGGAATGGGCCGATCTGGACGGGCAGGAGCAGGTGGAATGGCTCCTGAACACCCTTTCGTTTGAGGCGTGGGCGCAGGAACGGAAAGAAGTCGAACACCTTCTTGAACTGGCCAGGCGTTGCGAACGCCAGGGACCGGACGCCAAAGCAGAGGCCCTGCTGGACTGGATCTACCGACTTCAGGCTGAAGAGAACGATCCCAACCTGAAGGTGCTCATCTTTACTGAGTTTGTCCCGACTCAGGAGATGCTTTACGAGTTTCTTACTGAGCGGGGCTTTAAAGTGGTGTGTATCAACGGGTCTATGGATCTGGAAGAACGTCGGCGTGCTCAGCAAAACTTTGCCGGGGAAGCGCGGATTCTCGTTTCCACCGACGCAGGTGGGGAGGGGCTCAACCTTCAATTCTGTCATGTAGTGATTAACTACGATATCCCTTGGAATCCGATGCGCCTGGAGCAGCGGATCGGTCGAGTTGACCGCATTGGCCAGCCAAAGGTGGTGCGGGCTGTAAATTTTGTGCTGAGGGATTCCGTTGAACATCGCGTGCTGCAGGTGCTGGAGCAGAAGCTTGCGGTGATTCTGGAGGAGCTCGGGGTGGATAAAACGGGAGACGTGCTTGATTCCGCTCAGGCAGAACAGCTCTTTGATGAGCTATATCTTGCAGCCATTCTCCATCCTGAGAAGCTTGAGGAAAAGGCCGAAGAGTTGCTCGCAGGCTTTCAAGAGCTGGCCCGGGATGTGCGTCAGAGTCTCTCGCTGCTCGGATCTGCCACGGAACTGGACGCGCGAGAAGCTCAGCGTATGATTGCTCATCCATTTCCGCACTGGGTAGAACGCATGACGGTCAATTATCTGCAAGCACATGGGGGACGTGCAGAGAAACAGGGAGGTTTCTGGGCGCTTACCTGGCCGGATGGCGAGCAGCTGAAGGGCGTAGTATTTTCAGTTCGAGAGGCCGAAGAGAGTCCGGCGGGCATTCATCTGACGCTTGAGCATCCCAGAGTGCGCGGCCTGGCCATGCGCCTGCCCACTTTTGTGCCGGGTCAACCTGTACCGGTGGTCTCCATTCCCGAGTTGAGCTCGAAAGTGCAGGGATTCTGGTCGCTGTGGGAGATATCTATTCAGTCGAACACAATAACAATCCCTGGCATGTCCGTTTCAACCTTTGCGCGACAACGCCGAATGTTGCCGGTTTTTCTGGCGGATAATGGTCGAGTGTTTGTCCCGACAGCTCGGCACATCTGGGATCTTCTATTGACCAGACCGTTTACCGTTCTTCGTCATCTGGACAGCCAAGATTCGCGGCATGTGTTTGAGCGCCTTCGCAAGGTAGCAGAAGAACAGGGTCAACCTCTGTATGAAGAACTGGTGCGTGAGCGCCAGGAACAGCTGGAACGGGAGCGCCAGAAGGCTGAATATGCGTTCGCTGCCCGGCGTCGGGCCATAGAGCGCATTGGGCTTATGCAGGTGCGAGATCATCGTCTGCGACTTCTTGAGAAAGAGGAGGCTCGTTTCCGGGAACAGCTTGCGCTGGCGGCACAGGTTATTCCAGAAATGAAGGCGCTCGTTTTGATTCGAGTGGAAAAGGAGGTTCATGAGCGGCTGGCGTGA